A single region of the Plantactinospora soyae genome encodes:
- a CDS encoding GNAT family N-acetyltransferase translates to MTVVLRAEATPSAPALLLRPWQDEDVVPLIEVYRDPALRRWTRVPVESVDDAYRWLALQRVGWESRKRISFAVLADDSEGGPDDGPGGGPGGDRRRLLGNVVLKSVNPAVGSAEVGYWTAAYARGQGVAPRALEALTGWAFDTFGPEGLDRLALLHQVDNPASCRVAEKTGYRFDRLMPARPPFPRDGHLHVRSIRPV, encoded by the coding sequence ATGACCGTCGTCCTGCGAGCCGAGGCGACCCCGTCCGCGCCGGCCCTGCTGCTGCGCCCCTGGCAGGACGAGGACGTCGTACCGTTGATCGAGGTGTATCGCGACCCGGCGTTGCGGCGCTGGACGAGGGTTCCGGTGGAGAGCGTCGACGACGCGTACCGGTGGCTGGCGCTTCAGCGGGTCGGCTGGGAGAGCCGGAAGCGGATCAGCTTCGCCGTCCTGGCCGACGATTCGGAAGGCGGTCCGGACGACGGTCCCGGCGGCGGTCCGGGCGGCGATCGGAGGCGCCTGCTCGGCAACGTGGTGCTGAAGTCGGTCAACCCGGCCGTCGGGTCCGCCGAGGTCGGCTACTGGACGGCGGCGTACGCCCGGGGTCAGGGGGTGGCTCCGCGCGCACTCGAAGCGCTCACCGGCTGGGCCTTCGACACCTTCGGCCCGGAGGGACTGGACCGGCTCGCGCTGCTGCACCAGGTGGACAACCCCGCGTCGTGCCGGGTGGCGGAGAAGACCGGCTACCGGTTCGACCGGCTCATGCCGGCCCGGCCGCCCTTCCCCCGGGACGGCCACCTCCACGTCCGGTCGATCCGGCCGGTCTGA
- a CDS encoding class II fumarate hydratase: MVRVTRSEATGYRIEHDTMGEVEVPVDALWRAQTQRAVQNFPISGRGLEPAHIRALAQIKGAAAMVNAELGVIGADVGAAIATAAAHVADGGYDDQFPIDVFQTGSGTSSNMNANEVIATLAARELGREVHPNDDVNAAQSSNDVFPSSIHLAATHAVVHDLLPALRHLEFALESKVDEFAEVVKAGRTHLMDATPVTLGQEFSGYATQIQYGIERLEGCLPRLAELPLGGTAVGTGINTPAGFAPAVIAKLCEMTGLPLTEARNHFEAQGARDALVEASGQLRTVAVGLYKIANDIRWMGSGPRAGLRELAIPDLQPGSSIMPGKVNPVVCEAARQVCAQVIGNDATVAFAGSQGDFELNVMLPVMARNVLESVRLLSSVSRLFADRCVVDLVANVDVCLAYAEGSPSVVTPLNRYLGYDEAASIAKEALAKELSIRAVVVARGHIEAGRLTEQQLDEALDVLRMTHP; the protein is encoded by the coding sequence ATGGTACGCGTGACCAGATCAGAGGCGACCGGTTACCGGATCGAGCACGACACCATGGGCGAGGTCGAGGTGCCCGTCGACGCGCTCTGGCGGGCCCAGACGCAGCGTGCGGTGCAGAACTTCCCGATCTCCGGACGAGGGCTGGAGCCGGCACACATCCGGGCCCTGGCCCAGATCAAGGGCGCGGCGGCGATGGTCAACGCCGAGCTGGGCGTGATCGGCGCGGATGTCGGCGCGGCGATCGCCACCGCGGCCGCGCACGTCGCCGACGGCGGGTACGACGACCAGTTCCCGATCGACGTCTTCCAGACCGGCTCCGGCACCTCGTCCAACATGAACGCGAACGAGGTCATCGCCACCCTGGCCGCCCGCGAGCTGGGTCGCGAGGTCCATCCGAACGACGACGTCAACGCCGCCCAGTCCAGCAACGACGTCTTTCCGTCCTCAATCCACCTGGCGGCCACCCACGCGGTGGTGCACGACCTGCTGCCGGCGCTGCGGCACCTGGAGTTCGCGCTGGAGTCCAAGGTGGACGAGTTCGCCGAGGTGGTGAAGGCGGGGCGTACCCACCTGATGGACGCCACGCCGGTGACGCTGGGGCAGGAGTTCTCCGGGTACGCCACCCAGATCCAGTACGGCATCGAGCGGCTGGAGGGCTGCCTGCCCCGGCTGGCGGAGTTGCCGCTCGGCGGCACCGCCGTCGGCACCGGGATCAACACTCCGGCCGGCTTCGCGCCCGCCGTGATCGCGAAGCTGTGCGAGATGACCGGGCTGCCGCTGACCGAGGCGCGTAACCACTTCGAGGCGCAGGGCGCCCGGGACGCGCTGGTCGAGGCGTCGGGCCAGCTGCGTACCGTCGCGGTGGGGCTTTACAAGATCGCCAATGACATCCGCTGGATGGGTTCGGGGCCCCGGGCCGGCCTGCGGGAGCTGGCCATCCCGGACCTGCAACCCGGCTCGTCGATCATGCCCGGCAAGGTCAACCCGGTGGTCTGCGAGGCGGCCCGGCAGGTCTGCGCCCAGGTGATCGGCAACGACGCCACGGTGGCGTTCGCCGGCTCACAGGGCGACTTCGAGCTGAACGTGATGCTGCCGGTGATGGCCCGCAACGTCCTGGAATCGGTCCGGCTGCTCTCCTCGGTCAGCCGGCTCTTCGCCGACCGCTGCGTGGTCGACCTGGTCGCGAACGTCGACGTCTGCCTGGCGTACGCCGAGGGGTCGCCGTCGGTGGTCACCCCGCTGAACCGCTACCTGGGCTACGACGAGGCCGCGTCGATCGCGAAGGAGGCGCTGGCCAAGGAGTTGTCGATTCGGGCGGTCGTGGTCGCCCGGGGGCACATCGAGGCGGGCCGGCTGACCGAGCAGCAGCTCGACGAGGCACTCGACGTCCTGCGGATGACCCACCCCTGA
- a CDS encoding IclR family transcriptional regulator — translation MRSVTAQGYRLRPVRARPAAGRGAAGPAPGRTLPGVATTAGGTAGTAGGTAGRPGETAQTLDRGLRLLQLVADANGGLTVTEAATRLGVGRAVVYRLLGALTEHGMVRRDGTGRLRLGAGLLHLARRAQPLLADGALPALRRLAEQTGATAHLTVVDGGEGVALAVVEPSWTAFHVAYRTGARHPLERGAAGRAILAGRAGRADPVSTSGELQAGAFGVAAPVLGVPGLEASVGVVALAPLDVALVGAQVAAAAAEITAALA, via the coding sequence ATGCGTAGCGTCACCGCACAAGGGTACCGATTGCGCCCTGTCCGGGCTCGCCCCGCGGCCGGCCGCGGTGCCGCCGGGCCGGCGCCCGGTCGTACGCTCCCTGGTGTGGCGACGACGGCAGGCGGTACGGCCGGTACGGCAGGCGGAACCGCTGGCCGGCCCGGCGAGACGGCGCAGACCCTGGACCGGGGACTGCGGCTGCTGCAACTCGTCGCGGACGCGAACGGTGGACTCACCGTGACCGAGGCGGCGACGCGGCTGGGCGTCGGCCGGGCGGTGGTGTACCGGCTGCTCGGCGCGCTCACCGAACACGGCATGGTTCGCCGGGACGGCACCGGCCGGCTGCGCCTCGGTGCCGGGCTGCTGCACCTGGCCAGGCGGGCCCAGCCACTGCTCGCCGACGGGGCGCTACCGGCCCTGCGCCGACTGGCGGAGCAGACCGGCGCGACGGCCCATCTGACCGTGGTCGACGGCGGCGAGGGGGTGGCGCTCGCGGTCGTCGAGCCGAGCTGGACCGCGTTCCACGTCGCGTACCGGACCGGGGCCCGGCATCCCCTGGAGCGGGGCGCCGCCGGACGGGCGATCCTGGCCGGCCGGGCCGGACGGGCCGACCCGGTGTCGACCAGCGGCGAACTACAGGCCGGCGCGTTCGGGGTGGCCGCGCCCGTACTCGGGGTGCCGGGGCTGGAGGCCAGCGTGGGCGTGGTGGCGCTGGCACCGCTCGACGTCGCGCTGGTCGGCGCGCAGGTCGCCGCCGCAGCCGCCGAGATCACCGCCGCGCTGGCCTGA
- the cysS gene encoding cysteine--tRNA ligase: protein MTLRMYDTATRSVRDFVPKEAGKVGIYLCGLTVQSAPHIGHLRGGVNYDVLRRWLTRSGFQVTFIRNVTDVDDKILMKSIDQQRAFWSIAYANEVILGAAYRSLNVLPPTYEPRATGHIPDMHELIKKLIADGHAYQADDGSGDVYFDVRSYPEYGALSGQRPDATQTQIADEVLERGKRDPHDFALWKGAKPEEPADATWPSPWGPGRPGWHIECSAMCWRYLGAEFDIHGGGLDLTFPHHENELAQSRAAGLPFARYWVHNGLLNLGEAKMSKSLGNVVDLDHVASIGVRPVELRYYLVASHYRSRIDYSDESLRESAVAYRRIEGFVRRAGERVGAGTIGEIPTTFAEALDDDLNTSAATAVLHETVREGQVGLAGGDDEVTRATLAQARAMLDVLGVDPLDVAWAGCGQDDDLRAVVDSLVALALEQRAQARGRKDWAAADSVRDQLKHAGVVVEDTPHGPRWTIGEQD, encoded by the coding sequence GTGACGCTACGCATGTATGACACCGCCACCCGATCGGTACGGGACTTCGTCCCGAAGGAAGCCGGCAAGGTGGGGATCTACCTGTGTGGTCTCACCGTCCAGTCCGCGCCACACATCGGTCACCTTCGAGGTGGCGTCAACTACGACGTACTGCGTCGCTGGTTGACGCGGAGCGGTTTCCAGGTGACCTTCATCCGCAACGTCACCGACGTCGACGACAAGATCCTCATGAAGTCGATCGACCAGCAGCGCGCCTTCTGGTCCATCGCGTACGCCAACGAGGTGATCCTCGGTGCCGCCTACCGCAGCCTCAACGTGCTGCCGCCGACGTACGAGCCCCGGGCGACGGGGCACATCCCGGACATGCACGAGCTGATCAAGAAGTTGATCGCGGACGGGCACGCCTACCAGGCCGACGACGGCTCCGGCGACGTCTACTTCGACGTCCGGTCGTACCCGGAATACGGCGCGTTGTCCGGTCAGCGGCCGGACGCCACCCAGACGCAGATCGCCGACGAGGTCCTGGAGCGGGGCAAGCGGGATCCGCACGACTTCGCGCTCTGGAAGGGCGCCAAGCCCGAGGAGCCGGCGGACGCGACCTGGCCGTCGCCCTGGGGACCCGGCCGTCCCGGCTGGCACATCGAGTGCTCGGCGATGTGCTGGCGCTACCTCGGGGCGGAGTTCGACATCCACGGCGGCGGACTCGACCTGACCTTTCCGCACCACGAGAACGAGTTGGCCCAGTCCAGGGCCGCCGGCCTGCCGTTCGCCCGCTACTGGGTGCACAACGGCCTGCTCAACCTCGGCGAGGCCAAGATGAGCAAGTCGCTGGGGAACGTCGTCGACCTCGACCACGTCGCCTCGATCGGCGTCCGTCCGGTCGAGTTGCGCTACTACCTGGTGGCCTCGCACTACCGCTCCCGGATCGACTACTCGGACGAGTCGCTGCGGGAGTCCGCCGTGGCGTACCGGCGGATCGAAGGTTTCGTACGCCGGGCCGGCGAGCGGGTCGGCGCCGGGACGATCGGGGAGATTCCCACCACCTTCGCCGAGGCGCTGGACGACGACCTCAACACCTCCGCCGCGACCGCCGTACTGCACGAGACGGTCCGGGAGGGCCAGGTCGGCCTGGCCGGCGGCGACGACGAGGTGACCCGGGCCACGCTGGCACAGGCGCGGGCGATGCTCGACGTACTCGGCGTCGACCCCCTCGACGTAGCCTGGGCCGGGTGCGGGCAGGATGATGACCTGCGAGCCGTGGTCGACTCGCTGGTGGCGCTGGCCCTGGAACAGCGGGCGCAGGCCCGTGGTCGTAAGGACTGGGCCGCCGCCGACTCGGTACGTGACCAGCTCAAGCATGCCGGCGTGGTGGTCGAAGACACCCCGCACGGCCCGCGTTGGACGATCGGAGAACAGGACTGA
- a CDS encoding Hsp70 family protein: MAGQDAGFGLGVDLGTSHTVAVLRWPDGRTRPLLFDGQPILPSGVFLDSAGRAHVGRDAQRLAQADPARYEPNPKRRIDESAVLLGDREFPTVDLLASVLGAVANAAVEAVGFLPPAVLSYPATWGARRREALAAAVGRAGWPPVTGTDASSRPSDSDPSFRSTNGTLLVPEPVAAARYFADVLRRPVPVGSALAVFDFGGGTLDIAVVRNEGIDETGRARFVVIGSGGVADLGGLDLDAALVQHLGGVIGTAHGPVWQQLSQPVTASQWRSRRQFWDDVRGAKEMLSRATTAPVPVPGVEQALHLTRDELESVVTPLLRRGVYEAASVLANCRLSVDQLAGLFLVGGSSRVPLVARLLHADLGIAPTVLEQPELPVAEGALAELSGTALATVAAPTVRDAAGVPTSPAALGTAALSGQAGPYQGGPVATVSAPPSQSPGPHQQGTGPHQQGAGPHQQGTGPHQQSPGPYPAGVPAGHSGRPDGSPPYGAGSAPSSPSGLAGLVKRPPPRAIWIGAAALVALLAVVGAAALYLTRDRHPAIDFAPFAEISRVAARVENPTSPFTAMAGDRAYVAYQREDQQLDIAVAQVQADTAEVSRWFTTGARAERWDGIKALPDVLLVRADAASTSALRDLIAFDPDNGKQLWSRQVRGDDPVYYFDQYVVLLDRTAATVVGINARTGKEWSQPSPQGQYDNASEIYAMNTAEEVGGAALNPNGDPALPNRGDDPRLVQIGADGSIRVLDVTNGRVLKTRANAADTDDFVLAYDGQLFVASPTDGYGLARYDLATLGSPTNVYTAPDKSRRPRALEPCGEEQVCLLEGTGSDDESTELVAVRTDDRADSQEPAWRKKVPQAQGLVPVGENILVRIGSSDRSSRLFTPDGENTLTRDGVAVRVDGGNVLAFDAELTTYADDASVAGVNVGSAKTTELGQLKKIIPASCSWNSSVIVCPTGSEFVFARFTGG, translated from the coding sequence ATGGCAGGGCAGGACGCAGGCTTCGGGCTCGGCGTCGATCTCGGAACCTCACACACCGTGGCGGTGCTGCGCTGGCCGGACGGGCGTACCAGGCCACTGCTCTTCGACGGGCAGCCGATCCTGCCGTCCGGCGTGTTCCTCGACTCCGCCGGGCGGGCGCACGTCGGGCGGGACGCCCAGCGGCTGGCCCAGGCCGATCCGGCCCGGTACGAGCCGAATCCCAAGCGACGGATCGACGAGTCGGCCGTACTTCTCGGCGACCGCGAGTTTCCGACCGTCGACCTGCTCGCCAGTGTGCTGGGCGCGGTGGCGAACGCGGCGGTCGAGGCCGTCGGCTTCCTGCCACCGGCCGTGCTCAGCTACCCGGCCACCTGGGGCGCCCGTCGGCGCGAGGCGCTGGCCGCCGCCGTCGGCCGGGCCGGCTGGCCGCCGGTGACCGGTACCGACGCGTCGTCCCGGCCCTCCGACAGCGACCCGTCGTTCCGGTCCACCAACGGAACCCTGCTGGTGCCGGAGCCGGTCGCCGCCGCCCGCTACTTCGCCGACGTGCTGCGCCGACCGGTGCCGGTCGGTTCGGCCCTCGCGGTCTTCGACTTCGGCGGCGGCACACTGGACATCGCGGTGGTCCGCAACGAGGGCATCGACGAGACGGGCCGCGCCCGGTTCGTGGTGATCGGCTCGGGCGGGGTCGCCGACCTCGGCGGGCTCGATCTCGACGCGGCACTGGTCCAGCACCTCGGTGGGGTGATCGGCACCGCACACGGACCCGTCTGGCAGCAGCTCAGCCAACCGGTGACGGCCAGTCAGTGGCGCAGCCGCCGGCAGTTCTGGGACGACGTACGCGGGGCCAAGGAGATGTTGTCCCGGGCCACCACCGCCCCGGTCCCGGTACCCGGTGTCGAGCAGGCGTTGCACCTGACCCGGGACGAGCTGGAGAGCGTGGTCACCCCGCTGCTGCGCCGGGGCGTCTACGAGGCCGCCTCGGTGCTCGCGAACTGCCGGTTGAGCGTCGACCAGCTCGCCGGGCTGTTCCTGGTCGGCGGATCGTCCCGGGTACCGCTGGTGGCCCGGCTGCTGCACGCCGACCTCGGGATCGCGCCGACCGTACTCGAACAGCCGGAACTGCCGGTCGCCGAGGGCGCGCTCGCCGAGCTGTCCGGTACGGCGCTCGCGACCGTCGCGGCGCCGACGGTCCGGGATGCGGCCGGGGTGCCGACCAGCCCGGCCGCGCTCGGTACGGCGGCCCTGTCGGGGCAGGCCGGGCCCTACCAGGGCGGCCCGGTCGCGACCGTCTCCGCCCCACCGTCACAGAGCCCCGGTCCGCACCAGCAGGGCACCGGTCCGCACCAGCAGGGCGCCGGTCCGCACCAGCAGGGCACCGGTCCACACCAGCAGAGTCCTGGGCCGTACCCGGCGGGAGTGCCGGCCGGCCATTCGGGACGGCCGGACGGCTCGCCGCCGTACGGGGCCGGCTCGGCGCCCTCGTCCCCGAGCGGGCTGGCCGGGCTGGTCAAGCGCCCGCCACCCCGGGCGATCTGGATCGGCGCGGCTGCCCTGGTCGCGCTCCTCGCAGTGGTCGGCGCGGCGGCGTTGTACCTGACCCGCGACCGTCACCCCGCCATCGACTTCGCGCCGTTCGCGGAGATCTCCCGGGTAGCCGCCCGCGTCGAGAACCCGACGTCACCGTTCACCGCGATGGCCGGCGACCGCGCGTACGTCGCCTATCAGCGGGAGGACCAGCAGCTGGACATCGCGGTGGCGCAGGTACAGGCGGATACGGCGGAGGTGTCGCGCTGGTTCACGACGGGCGCCCGTGCGGAGCGCTGGGACGGGATCAAGGCGCTGCCGGACGTACTGCTGGTCCGGGCGGACGCGGCCAGTACCAGCGCCCTCCGGGACCTGATCGCGTTCGACCCGGACAACGGCAAGCAACTGTGGAGCCGGCAGGTCCGCGGGGACGACCCCGTCTACTACTTCGACCAGTACGTCGTACTGCTCGACAGGACCGCCGCGACGGTGGTCGGGATCAACGCCCGTACCGGGAAGGAATGGAGCCAGCCGAGCCCCCAGGGCCAGTACGACAACGCCTCGGAGATCTATGCGATGAACACCGCCGAAGAGGTCGGCGGGGCGGCATTGAACCCCAACGGTGATCCGGCGTTGCCCAACCGGGGCGACGACCCACGGCTGGTCCAGATCGGCGCGGACGGCTCGATCCGGGTGCTCGACGTGACGAACGGCCGGGTGCTCAAGACCCGTGCCAACGCGGCCGACACCGACGACTTCGTGCTGGCGTACGACGGTCAGCTCTTCGTGGCCTCGCCGACCGACGGCTACGGACTCGCCCGGTACGACCTGGCAACCCTCGGATCGCCGACGAACGTCTACACCGCACCGGACAAGAGCCGTCGGCCCCGGGCATTGGAGCCGTGCGGCGAGGAGCAGGTCTGCCTGCTGGAGGGGACCGGTTCGGACGACGAGTCCACCGAACTGGTGGCGGTCCGGACCGACGACCGGGCGGACAGCCAGGAGCCGGCCTGGCGGAAGAAGGTGCCGCAGGCGCAGGGCCTCGTGCCGGTCGGCGAGAACATCCTGGTCCGGATCGGCTCGTCGGACCGGTCGTCGAGGCTCTTCACCCCGGACGGCGAGAACACGCTGACCCGGGACGGCGTGGCCGTACGCGTCGACGGTGGCAACGTGCTGGCGTTCGACGCGGAACTCACGACGTACGCCGACGACGCCAGCGTCGCCGGGGTGAACGTCGGCTCCGCCAAGACGACCGAGCTGGGCCAGCTCAAGAAGATCATCCCGGCTTCCTGCTCGTGGAACAGTTCGGTCATCGTCTGTCCTACCGGGTCCGAGTTCGTCTTCGCCCGGTTCACCGGTGGCTAG
- a CDS encoding erythromycin esterase family protein: MVTRRSILTGLGGVAASVGAATLVPGRQPAYARAVVPAGGVRSAGGAVPSWIDRYAVPLSSIEPGAPLDDLAPLGRTVGDALVVGLGESVHGSHDQFTLKHRVLRYLVERRGFRTLALEEDFASGVALDRYVVSGAGDPAALVGVTSHIWRTEEMLTLVRWMRAYNLRHREKLRFLGTDITQLRALSFDEVTGFVRRVAPDRLAELEQHLGPIRPQGDPWEHMAWYFQQPDRQPYVDSARRAEELVAGLRGGSRLDRAYAQRHAAAVHGWYTFYADGQVRHRDLFMADTIGWWHRLGGGKAVYWAANAHTAATPTVTFTLPPVTRTEVMAGSLLRQRYGRCYVSIGTVFHQGEIFTGWTAPSGPSPHRVGRPAPGTVDEILGGARLADYLLDLRSPASGPVDAWLRAPGTIRLIGHEYDAANDPAHNMVVDPLAGAFDAILHLGTTTPTRPLR; this comes from the coding sequence ATGGTCACCCGACGCAGCATTCTGACCGGTCTGGGCGGGGTCGCGGCCTCGGTCGGCGCGGCGACACTCGTACCGGGCCGGCAGCCGGCGTACGCCCGAGCCGTCGTACCGGCTGGCGGGGTGCGATCGGCCGGCGGGGCCGTACCGTCCTGGATCGACCGGTACGCCGTCCCGTTGTCGAGCATCGAACCCGGCGCCCCGCTCGACGACCTGGCGCCGCTGGGCCGGACGGTCGGCGACGCACTGGTCGTCGGGCTCGGCGAGTCGGTACACGGTTCACACGACCAGTTCACCCTCAAGCACCGGGTGCTGCGGTACCTCGTCGAGCGGCGGGGCTTCCGCACCCTCGCCCTGGAGGAGGACTTCGCCTCCGGGGTGGCCCTCGACCGGTACGTGGTCTCCGGTGCGGGCGACCCGGCGGCACTGGTCGGGGTGACGTCGCACATCTGGCGTACCGAGGAGATGCTGACGCTGGTGCGCTGGATGCGGGCGTACAACTTGAGGCACCGGGAGAAGCTGCGGTTCCTCGGCACCGACATCACCCAGTTGCGCGCCCTCAGCTTCGACGAGGTGACCGGTTTCGTCCGGCGGGTCGCGCCGGACCGGCTCGCCGAACTGGAGCAACATCTCGGGCCGATCCGGCCGCAGGGCGATCCGTGGGAGCACATGGCCTGGTACTTCCAGCAGCCGGACCGGCAGCCGTACGTCGACAGTGCCCGCCGGGCCGAGGAACTGGTGGCGGGGCTGCGGGGAGGATCCCGGCTCGACCGGGCGTACGCCCAGCGGCACGCGGCGGCGGTGCACGGCTGGTACACCTTCTACGCCGACGGCCAGGTCCGGCACCGGGACCTGTTCATGGCCGACACGATCGGCTGGTGGCACCGGCTCGGCGGAGGAAAGGCCGTCTACTGGGCGGCGAACGCACACACCGCCGCCACCCCGACCGTGACGTTCACCCTGCCGCCGGTCACCAGGACCGAGGTGATGGCCGGATCCCTGCTGCGCCAGCGGTACGGCCGGTGCTACGTCTCGATCGGTACGGTCTTCCACCAGGGCGAGATCTTCACGGGGTGGACGGCGCCGAGCGGTCCGTCGCCGCACCGGGTGGGTCGACCCGCCCCGGGAACCGTCGACGAGATCCTGGGCGGCGCGCGGCTCGCCGACTACCTGCTCGACCTGCGTTCCCCGGCGTCCGGGCCGGTCGACGCCTGGCTGCGGGCACCGGGCACGATCCGGCTGATCGGCCACGAGTACGACGCGGCGAACGATCCGGCGCACAACATGGTGGTCGACCCGCTCGCCGGTGCCTTCGACGCGATCCTGCACCTGGGGACGACCACGCCGACCCGGCCGTTGCGGTAG
- the rlmB gene encoding 23S rRNA (guanosine(2251)-2'-O)-methyltransferase RlmB yields MAGNSQRRGRRVTPKRGAASGSGGKNRGSLVGRGKTLPADERPWHKGYSGTEDLPRRTAWKQEKERRSAAEEGRVPKIGMPGSKDTTWGAGGGSAKKKGGRPAVSAGRGADTAGRSTAGRGAATAGRSTAGRSAATAGRGTAGRGAGGRTGGKPAPRSGPRVAPGRRSTPGREAAELLVGRNPVVEALRAHVPATALYVAQGIDIDDRVNEALRTAADRGIAILEISRAELDRMTGGVLHQGIGVQVPPFAYEPFEDMLAMALEQPAPLLVGLDGITDPRNLGAVIRSAAAFGAQGVFVPERRAAGITATAWRTSAGAAARVPVSQVTNLTRSLKLAQQEGFLVVGLDADGETDLYDLEAAVGPLVVVVGSEGRGLSRLVGATCDLRVSIPMVSEVESLNASVAAAVTLAEVSRRRSAA; encoded by the coding sequence ATGGCCGGAAACTCGCAGCGTCGGGGTCGGCGGGTCACCCCGAAGAGGGGCGCCGCGAGCGGCTCGGGCGGCAAGAACCGGGGCAGCCTCGTGGGCCGGGGTAAGACTCTGCCCGCCGACGAGCGCCCGTGGCACAAGGGCTACTCCGGCACCGAGGACCTGCCCCGACGTACCGCCTGGAAGCAGGAGAAGGAGCGTCGGAGCGCCGCCGAGGAGGGCCGGGTGCCCAAGATCGGCATGCCGGGCAGCAAGGACACCACCTGGGGCGCCGGTGGTGGTAGCGCGAAGAAGAAGGGCGGCCGTCCGGCCGTCTCCGCCGGTCGGGGCGCCGACACCGCCGGGCGGAGCACCGCCGGCCGGGGCGCCGCGACCGCTGGCCGGAGCACTGCCGGGCGGAGCGCCGCGACCGCCGGGCGGGGTACTGCCGGGCGGGGCGCCGGTGGTCGTACCGGAGGCAAGCCGGCACCCCGGTCCGGGCCCCGGGTGGCGCCCGGCCGTCGCTCGACGCCGGGTCGGGAGGCCGCCGAGCTGCTCGTCGGCCGGAATCCGGTGGTCGAGGCGCTGCGCGCCCACGTGCCGGCGACCGCGTTGTACGTCGCCCAGGGCATCGACATCGACGACCGGGTGAACGAGGCGCTCCGGACCGCCGCCGACCGGGGCATCGCGATCCTGGAGATCAGCCGGGCCGAGCTGGACCGGATGACCGGTGGAGTGCTGCACCAGGGCATCGGGGTGCAGGTGCCGCCGTTCGCGTACGAGCCCTTCGAGGACATGCTGGCGATGGCGCTGGAGCAGCCGGCACCACTGCTGGTCGGGCTGGACGGGATCACCGATCCGCGCAACCTCGGTGCCGTGATCCGTTCGGCCGCCGCCTTCGGCGCCCAGGGGGTCTTCGTACCGGAGCGGCGGGCCGCCGGGATCACCGCCACCGCCTGGCGGACCAGTGCGGGTGCGGCGGCCCGGGTTCCGGTCAGCCAGGTGACCAACCTGACCCGGTCGCTCAAGCTCGCCCAGCAGGAGGGGTTCCTGGTCGTCGGCCTGGACGCCGACGGCGAAACCGACCTCTACGACCTGGAGGCGGCGGTCGGGCCGCTCGTGGTGGTGGTCGGTTCCGAGGGACGCGGTCTGTCCCGGCTAGTCGGCGCCACCTGTGACCTGCGGGTGAGCATCCCGATGGTCTCCGAGGTCGAGTCGCTGAACGCCAGCGTCGCGGCGGCGGTGACCCTCGCCGAGGTGTCCCGGCGCCGGTCGGCCGCCTGA
- a CDS encoding HAD family hydrolase — MLTTVVFDADETLIDLRPAVDAGLRVVLAEMRRLTPAADEVSFADIAGDWDAVYADLVDEPVMRIRRAALARSLARVGLTDELDRMAELFFARRFALSRPFDDALPMLGTLRRSYVLGFATNGNSRADRCGLAAEFSFEVYAHVRGVPKKPSPAFFAAVLAEAGVAPSSVVHVGDSPDKDVQAAQEAGLRGVWLNRDGLPRPPGLRPDAEVRSLAELPSVLERWQYS; from the coding sequence ATGCTGACCACCGTGGTGTTCGACGCGGACGAGACCCTGATCGACCTGCGTCCGGCGGTGGACGCCGGGCTGCGCGTGGTGCTGGCCGAGATGCGTCGGCTGACTCCGGCGGCGGACGAGGTGTCGTTCGCCGACATCGCGGGGGACTGGGACGCCGTCTACGCCGACCTGGTCGACGAGCCGGTCATGCGGATCCGCCGGGCCGCGCTGGCCCGGTCGCTGGCCAGGGTCGGGCTGACCGACGAGTTGGACCGGATGGCGGAGCTGTTCTTCGCCCGCCGGTTCGCGCTCAGCCGGCCGTTCGACGACGCGCTGCCGATGCTCGGCACACTGCGCCGGTCGTACGTGCTCGGCTTCGCCACCAACGGCAACAGCCGGGCGGACCGGTGCGGGCTCGCCGCCGAGTTCTCCTTCGAGGTCTACGCCCACGTCCGAGGGGTACCGAAGAAGCCCTCGCCGGCCTTCTTCGCCGCGGTGCTGGCGGAGGCCGGGGTGGCGCCGTCGTCGGTGGTGCACGTGGGCGACTCGCCCGACAAGGATGTCCAGGCCGCCCAGGAGGCCGGCCTGCGCGGGGTGTGGCTGAACCGCGACGGCCTGCCGCGCCCTCCCGGCCTGCGGCCCGACGCCGAGGTGCGTTCGCTCGCCGAACTGCCGTCGGTGTTGGAGCGCTGGCAGTACAGCTAG